One Oryza brachyantha chromosome 3, ObraRS2, whole genome shotgun sequence DNA segment encodes these proteins:
- the LOC102715743 gene encoding villin-2: MSSAKPVLDPAFQGAGQKPGTEIWRIQDFKPVPLPKSDYGKFYCGDSYIVLQTTCNKGGGAYLFDIHFWIGKDSSQDESGTAAIKTVEFDTMLGGRAVQHRELQGYESDKFLSYFKPCIIPLEGGFASGFKKPEEEKFETRLYICKGKRAIRVKEVPFARSSLNHDDVFILDTENKIYQFNGANSNIQERAKALEAIQHLKETYHNGVCDVAIVDDGKLQAESDSGEFWVLFGGFAPIGKKAVSDDDVVLEATAPKLYSINNGQLKLEDTVLSKSILENNKCFLVDCGADLFIWVGRLTQVDERKAANAAVEEFIATQNRPKTTRVTRVIQGYENHTFKSKFESWPLNSAAGSASMEEGRGKVAALLKQQGVDVKGASKSSAPVDEEVPPLLEGDGKIEVWCINGSSKTALPKEELGKFYSGDCYIVLYTYHSGDKREEFYLTYWIGKDSMPEDQEMAFQTANSIWNSLKGRPALGRIYQGKEPPQFIALFQPMVVLKGGISSGYKKFVEEKGLKDETYSGDGIALVRVSGTSMHNNKALQVDAVSSSLSPTDCFVLQSGNSMFTWIGNASSYEQQQWAAKIAEFLKPGVAVKHCKEGTESSAFWFALGGKQNYTSRNVTHDVVVRDPHLYTFSLRNGKLEVTEIFNFSQDDLLTEDMMILDTHGEVFVWMGQCVDTKEKQKAFEIGQKYVEHAVTFEGLSPDVPLYKVIEGNEPCFFRTYFSWDNTRSVIHGNSFQKKLSLLFGMRSESGSKSSGDGGPTQRASALAALSSAFNPSQKKQSNDRPTSSGDGGPTQRASAMAALTSAFNPSAKPKSPPPSRAGQGSQRAAAVAALSNVLTAEGSTQSPRTRSSPSAVDADAEKTELTPSAVSPQSEAAESSEFSADKDAPGDGASSEGGRTEPDVSEEQTANENGGETTFSYDRLISKSANPVRGIDYKRRETYLSDSEFQTVFGITKEEFYQQPGWKQELQKRKHDLF, from the exons ATGTCAAGTGCAAAGCCTGTGCTTGATCCTGCATTTCAAGGAGCTGGCCAAAAACC tggCACAGAAATATGGAGGATTCAAGATTTTAAACCAGTTCCTTTGCCAAAATCAGATTATGGAAAATTTTACTGTGGAGATTCATATATAGTTCTCCAG ACGACTTGCAACAAAGGTGGTGGTGCCTATCTTTTTGACATCCACTTTTGGATTGGGAAAGATTCTAGCCAA GATGAATCTGGGACTGCAGCAATTAAGACAGTTGAATTTGACACCATGCTTGGAGGTCGCGCAGTCCAGCACAGAGAACTCCAAGGCTATGAGTCTGATAAGTTCCTATCATACTTCAAGCCATGCATTATACCCTTGGAGGGGGGTTTTGCCTCTGGGTTTAAAAAACCTGAAGAGGAAAAGTTTGAAACACGGCTATATATTTGCAAAGGGAAGAGGGCTATCAGAGTCAAAGAG GTTCCCTTTGCTCGTTCATCATTGAACCATGATGATGTATTTATCTTGGATActgagaataaaatatatcaattcaATGGTGCAAACTCCAATATTCAAGAGAGAGCGAAAGCTTTGGAAGCGATTCAACATTTAAAGGAGACGTACCATAATGGAGTGTGTGATGTTGCAATTGTTG ATGATGGAAAATTGCAAGCAGAATCAGATTCAGGCGAATTCTGGGTCCTTTTTGGAGGTTTTGCACCAATCGGGAAGAAAGCTGTAAGTGACGATGATGTTGTTCTTGAAGCCACAGCTCCCAAGCTTTACAG CATCAATAATGGTCAATTAAAGTTAGAAGACACTGTTCTGTCAAAATCAATTCTTGAGAACAATAAGTGCTTTTTGGTCGACTGTGGGgctgatttatttatatgggtTGGTCGACTAACACAAGTGGACGAGAGAAAAGCTGCTAATGCGGCAGTTGAG GAATTCATTGCTACTCAAAACAGGCCAAAGACAACAAGAGTAACTAGAGTCATTCAAGGCTATGAGAATCATACATTCAAGTCTAAATTTGAATCCTGGCCACTAAATAGTGCAGCAGGAAGTGCTAGCatggaggaagggagagggaaAGTTGCAG CTCTGTTGAAGCAACAAGGAGTTGATGTCAAGGGAGCCTCAAAAAGCAGTGCACCAGTAGATGAGGAAGTTCCTCCTTTGCTAGAAGGCGATGGAAAAATTGAG GTTTGGTGTATTAATGGCAGTTCTAAGACTGCACTTCCAAAGGAGGAGCTTGGAAAGTTTTACAGTGGAGATTGCTATATTGTTCTATATACGTATCATTCTGGTGACAAGAGAGAAGAATTCTATTTAACTTACTGGATCGGCAAGGACAGCATGCCG GAAGATCAAGAGATGGCTTTCCAAACAGCTAATTCAATTTGGAATTCATTGAAAGGAAGACCTGCTCTG GGCCGTATTTATCAAGGGAAAGAACCACCACAATTTATTGCCCTTTTCCAGCCCATGGTTGTTTTAAAG GGTGGAATCAGCTCTGGATACAAGAAATTTGTGGAAGAGAAGGGCTTGAAAGATGAAACATATTCTGGCGATGGCATTGCTCTTGTTCGAGTTTCTGGAACATCAATGCATAATAATAAAGCACTTCAAGTTGATGCG GTGTCGTCAAGCTTGAGTCCCACAGATTGTTTTGTTCTGCAATCTGGAAATTCAATGTTTACATGGATTGGCAATGCCAGTTCTTATGAACAGCAACAGTGGGCTGCAAAAATTGCTGAATTCTTGAAG CCTGGTGTTGctgtcaaacattgcaaggaGGGAACTGAGAGTTCTGCCTTTTGGTTTGCTCTTGGTGGAAAGCAGAATTACACAAGCAGAAATGTCACACATGATGTTGTTGTTAGAGATCCTCATTTGTATACATTCTCGTTGAGGAATG GGAAGCTAGAG GTCActgaaattttcaatttttcacaAGATGATTTGTTGACTGAAGACATGATGATTCTTGATACACATGGAGAAGTCTTTGTTTGGATGGGTCAATGTGTGGACACAAAAGAGAAGCAGAAGGCATTTGAAATTGGTCAG AAATACGTAGAACATGCGGTGACCTTTGAAGGTCTTTCTCCTGATGTGCCTCTGTACAAAGTCATTGAAGGAAATGAACCATGCTTCTTCAGAACATACTTCTCCTGGGATAACACAAGATCTGTG ATTCATGGAAATTCGTTTCAGAAGAAACTTTCACTTCTTTTCGGAATGCGCTCAGAG AGTGGATCGAAGAGTTCAGGTGATGGTGGACCAACCCAAAGGGCATCAGCATTGGCAGCTCTTTCTTCTGCATTCAACCCTTCCCAAAAGAAACAG tcCAACGATAGGCCTACAAGCTCAGGTGATGGAGGACCCACCCAGCGTGCTTCAGCAATGGCTGCCTTAACCTCAGCATTCAACCCATCCGCAAAACCCAAAAGCCCACCGCCATCTCGTGCAGGTCAAGGTTCTCAGCGAgcagctgctgttgctgcgCTGTCCAATGTTTTGACTGCTGAGGGTTCTACTCAAAGCCCTCGCACCAGGTCATCCCCATCTGCAG TTGATGCAGATGCTGAGAAGACCGAATTAACTCCATCTGCTGTGTCCCCTCAGTCTGAAGCAGCGGAGTCATCGGAATTTTCTGCAGATAAGGATGCCCCAGGAGATGGAGCTTCTTCTGAGGGAGGGCGGACAGAGCCTGATGTATCAGAGGAACAGACTGCTAATGAAAATGGAGGTGAAACAACCTTCAGCTATGATCGGCTGATATCAAAATCTGCCAATCCTGTTCGTGGGATAGATTACAAACGCAGAGag ACATATTTGTCGGACAGTGAATTCCAGACCGTCTTTGGTATTACGAAGGAAGAGTTCTACCAGCAGCCAGGGTGGAAACAAGAATTGCAGAAAAGGAAGCATGATCTTTTCTGA
- the LOC107303757 gene encoding F-box protein At3g44326-like produces the protein MASLSADLLHDILKRLDGTALARAGCACADFHAASREEELWENACRSMWPSTRPTKATFSVKNGESDYHYYDDDDMDELEPDDALPSDFVSLIDERYRDRALYSEVVWGIPNSDGANGWFYDCPFRMDLLDHSSEDNGNNDDDGELLLPAINDLPWLPSMEQERKDGKLWKELHDGVKLSWIVNRRMERAVNLAAKEALPPPLPWCRVAECVLLVKLRVRSMGRRETGEPQPPALALSEVSMRSMRIEDMSGGRLDGRRRWHPGVRCPVYHVVQKAGQLLKVGSVADLQCNVCGLVPSMLHRKEFRSSDPLDVWEFQKYFGGLHE, from the exons ATGGCGTCACTTAGTGCTGATCTTTTACATGACATACTGAAGCGTCTCGATGGCACAGCGCTGGCAAGAGCAGGCTGTGCCTGTGCCGACTTCCATGCCGCATCAAGGGAAGAAGAATTATGGGAAAATGCATGCCGATCCATGTGGCCATCAACAAG ACCAACGAAAGCAACCTTTTCGGTGAAGAATGGGGAGTCTGACTACCACTActatgacgacgacgacatggaTGAGCTTGAGCCTGACGATGCCTTGCCTTCGGACTTCGTGTCTCTGATCGACGAGAGGTACAGAGATCGCGCGCTCTACTCGGAGGTCGTATGGGGAATTCCTAACTCGGATGGCGCGAACGGATGGTTCTACGACTGCCCGTTTCGGATGGACCTGCTCGACCACTCCTCCGAAGACAATGGcaacaacgacgacgacggtgagtTGCTCCTGCCAGCCATCAATGACCTGCCATGGTTGCCATCGATGGAGCAAGAACGGAAAGACGGTAAGCTGTGGAAGGAGCTACACGACGGCGTGAAGCTGAGCTGGATCGTCAACCGGAGGATGGAGCGGGCGGTGAACCTG GCGGCGAAGGAGGccctgccgccgccattgccgtgGTGCCGGGTGGCGGAGTGCGTCCTGCTCGTGAAGCTCCGTGTGAGGAGCATGGGGAGGCGGGAGACCGGggagccgcagccgccggcgcTCGCGCTGAGCGAGGTGAGCATGCGGTCCATGCGGATCGAGGACATGagcggcggccgcctcgacGGGCGGCGCAGGTGGCATCCCGGTGTTCGCTGCCCTGTGTACCATGTGGTACAGAAAGCTGGACAACTTCTGAAAGTCGGTAGCGTTGCAGACTTGCAGTGTAATGTTTGCGGCCTTGTGCCGTCCATGCTGCACAGAAAGGAGTTCAGATCCTCAGATCCTCTGGATGTTTGGGAATTTCAGAAATATTTTGGAGGACTGCATGAGTAA